Proteins encoded in a region of the Gammaproteobacteria bacterium genome:
- the gatA gene encoding Asp-tRNA(Asn)/Glu-tRNA(Gln) amidotransferase subunit GatA has protein sequence MLAKTIADLSRALRQGEVSSVELTRAYLDRINRLNPTLNAFITVCEEQALTQAAAADRRLADGDSSPVCGIPLAHKDIFCTQGVITSCGSRMLANFVSPYDATVVERFNAAGAVTLGKTNMDEFAMGSSNETSFFGPVKNPWDPGRVPGGSSGGSAAAVAADLCAMATGTDTGGSIRQPAAFCGVTGIKPSYGRVSRWGMIAFASSLDQAGPICKSAEDAAIMLNVMAGMDRKDSTSVDLAVPDYTADLGRSLEGLRIGLPRQHFAEGLNADVEKAIREALREYEKLGATLVDIDLPNNHLSVSAYYVVAPAEASANLSRYDGVRYGYRCQEPVDLEDMYKRSRSEGFGDEVKRRILVGTYALSAGFYDAYYRKAQQIRRLIKQDFLDAFQQVDVIVGPTSPHAAFQLGAKTDPVAMYLEDIYTIAVNLAGLPGISIPAGLSNGLPVGMHMVTGDFEEARLLNVAHQFQQHTDWHARRPVALAQEG, from the coding sequence ATGCTTGCTAAAACAATCGCGGACCTGTCCCGCGCCTTGCGACAGGGTGAGGTGTCCAGCGTCGAGCTGACACGCGCTTACCTGGATCGGATCAACCGCCTCAACCCGACGCTGAATGCCTTCATTACCGTCTGTGAAGAACAGGCACTGACCCAGGCTGCCGCAGCCGACCGGCGCCTGGCCGACGGCGACAGCAGCCCGGTGTGTGGAATTCCACTGGCCCACAAGGACATATTCTGCACCCAGGGAGTCATCACCAGCTGTGGTTCCCGGATGCTGGCCAACTTCGTGTCGCCCTATGATGCGACGGTTGTGGAGCGGTTCAATGCCGCCGGCGCCGTGACGCTGGGCAAGACCAACATGGATGAATTCGCCATGGGCTCGTCCAATGAGACCAGTTTTTTTGGCCCGGTGAAAAACCCCTGGGATCCCGGCCGCGTTCCCGGCGGCTCGTCGGGAGGGTCCGCCGCGGCGGTTGCCGCCGACCTGTGCGCCATGGCTACCGGTACAGACACCGGCGGTTCGATCCGCCAGCCGGCCGCCTTCTGCGGCGTTACCGGCATCAAACCCAGCTACGGGCGTGTTTCCCGCTGGGGCATGATCGCCTTTGCGTCCAGCCTCGATCAGGCAGGCCCGATCTGCAAAAGCGCCGAAGACGCTGCCATCATGCTGAATGTGATGGCCGGCATGGACCGCAAGGACTCTACCAGCGTGGACCTTGCAGTGCCCGATTACACGGCCGACCTCGGCCGGTCTCTCGAAGGACTTCGCATCGGTTTGCCACGGCAACATTTCGCCGAGGGTCTGAATGCCGACGTCGAAAAGGCGATTCGCGAAGCACTGCGGGAATACGAAAAACTGGGTGCCACCCTGGTGGACATAGACCTGCCCAACAATCACCTGTCGGTTTCCGCCTATTACGTGGTGGCCCCGGCCGAGGCCTCTGCCAACCTGTCCCGCTACGACGGGGTTCGCTACGGTTACCGGTGCCAGGAACCGGTGGATCTGGAAGACATGTACAAGCGCTCGCGCAGCGAAGGGTTCGGTGACGAAGTGAAGCGCCGCATCCTGGTTGGAACCTACGCCCTGTCGGCCGGGTTCTACGACGCTTACTACCGCAAGGCCCAGCAGATACGCCGCCTGATCAAGCAGGATTTTCTGGATGCCTTCCAGCAGGTGGATGTAATTGTCGGGCCTACTTCGCCCCACGCGGCTTTCCAGCTTGGCGCCAAGACCGATCCGGTGGCCATGTACCTGGAAGACATTTACACCATTGCCGTCAATCTCGCGGGCCTGCCAGGCATCTCGATTCCCGCCGGGCTCAGCAACGGCCTGCCGGTCGGCATGCACATGGTGACTGGTGATTTCGAAGAGGCCCGTCTGCTGAACGTGGCACACCAGTTTCAGCAACACACCGACTGGCATGCCCGCAGGCCGGTCGCGCTGGCGCAGGAGGGCTGA
- the gatC gene encoding Asp-tRNA(Asn)/Glu-tRNA(Gln) amidotransferase subunit GatC, translating to MALDKSEVEKIAHLARLHVNQNEAEEVTKRISDILGLIDKMQAVNTAHIEPLSHPLDAVQRLRADEVTETDQRDALQTIAPVTEAGLYLVPKVIE from the coding sequence ATGGCACTGGATAAATCCGAAGTGGAAAAGATTGCCCACTTGGCGAGATTGCATGTGAATCAGAACGAAGCGGAAGAAGTCACCAAGAGGATTTCCGACATCCTGGGGCTGATCGATAAAATGCAGGCCGTGAATACGGCGCACATCGAGCCCCTTTCCCATCCTCTGGACGCTGTACAACGACTGCGTGCAGACGAAGTGACCGAGACCGATCAGCGCGACGCGCTGCAGACCATTGCGCCGGTAACAGAAGCCGGTCTGTATCTGGTCCCCAAAGTCATCGAATAA